One genomic region from Magnetofaba australis IT-1 encodes:
- a CDS encoding histidine phosphatase family protein — translation MRNPNDPHGTFIDLLRHGEPDGGERFRGALDDPLSAAGWEQMRTACEPPEPWSLIVTSPLKRCRQFAEELSSRTGAPLRVEPRFHELRFGRWEGRSATEILESADGEGLRQFWRDPDSNPPPEGERIADLQNRVAAAWAQLLLENENSHVLVVTHGGVVRNLVAMALGMSPKDLSKIVVPYACRTRLRADPLDGKFYVRLIHHGVRAPRNAEQDASPNLPAAAPRQPRARRKKD, via the coding sequence TTGCGCAACCCAAACGACCCTCACGGCACTTTCATCGACCTCCTGCGCCATGGCGAACCGGACGGCGGCGAGCGCTTTCGCGGCGCTCTTGACGATCCGCTGAGCGCAGCGGGTTGGGAGCAGATGCGCACCGCCTGCGAACCGCCGGAGCCGTGGAGCCTGATCGTCACCTCGCCGCTCAAACGCTGTCGGCAGTTCGCTGAGGAGCTGTCGAGCCGCACCGGCGCGCCGCTGCGGGTGGAGCCGCGCTTTCATGAGCTGCGTTTTGGCCGCTGGGAGGGGCGCAGCGCCACCGAGATTCTGGAGTCCGCCGACGGTGAAGGGCTGCGCCAGTTCTGGCGCGACCCCGACAGCAATCCGCCGCCCGAGGGCGAGCGCATCGCCGATCTGCAAAACCGCGTGGCTGCGGCCTGGGCGCAACTGCTGCTGGAGAACGAGAACAGCCATGTGCTGGTGGTGACCCATGGCGGCGTGGTGCGCAATCTGGTGGCCATGGCGCTGGGCATGTCACCCAAGGATCTGTCCAAAATCGTGGTGCCCTACGCCTGCCGCACGCGCCTGCGCGCCGACCCGTTGGATGGCAAATTCTATGTCCGCCTGATCCATCACGGGGTGCGCGCGCCGCGCAACGCTGAACAGGACGCCTCGCCCAACCTGCCCGCCGCCGCGCCGCGCCAGCCGCGCGCGCGCCGCAAAAAGGACTAA
- a CDS encoding SPOR domain-containing protein: protein MVTVAAALLGVALLWMSLGGDDPQHEAQAQADGVMQAQREPGEAQALTSRQVTVPLDIAARSGGVAKPAEGGLTAGVSRPNVAPKHVQKSAPRSEASLSPSPDSAPLDGVSQREEETVADLQPDVEMRFYTELAKKHVVIPVEAVNTPSMGAAVSRVSHRARSVGDKQAVSSVSVAKAPKRVFRTDLAKAAPKPANAATPASERVWNPKKEQVAKRAQVAHRPNLANWNPSQAIDALMAKRAARDDSFILQVASLSKQQEANALASRLQGRGAPARVAVGQIDGRPIYRVRIGPFPSRDAAMAAASRYRVNGAKVFANKG from the coding sequence GTGGTGACGGTAGCGGCCGCTTTGTTGGGCGTGGCGCTGCTGTGGATGAGCCTCGGCGGCGATGATCCCCAGCACGAAGCCCAGGCCCAGGCCGATGGCGTGATGCAGGCTCAGCGCGAGCCTGGCGAAGCCCAGGCGTTGACCAGCCGTCAGGTGACCGTGCCGTTGGATATCGCCGCGCGCAGCGGCGGCGTCGCCAAGCCTGCCGAAGGCGGCCTGACCGCTGGCGTGTCGCGTCCCAATGTCGCCCCCAAGCATGTGCAGAAATCCGCGCCCCGCAGCGAAGCGTCATTGTCGCCGTCGCCCGATAGCGCGCCGTTGGACGGCGTGAGCCAGCGGGAGGAGGAGACGGTCGCGGATCTGCAGCCCGATGTGGAGATGCGCTTCTACACCGAACTGGCCAAGAAGCATGTGGTGATCCCGGTTGAAGCGGTCAATACCCCCTCCATGGGCGCCGCGGTCTCCCGCGTGAGCCATCGCGCCCGTTCGGTGGGCGATAAGCAGGCGGTCTCCTCGGTCTCCGTGGCGAAAGCGCCCAAGCGCGTGTTCCGCACCGATCTGGCCAAGGCCGCGCCCAAACCGGCCAACGCCGCCACCCCGGCCAGCGAGCGGGTGTGGAATCCAAAAAAGGAGCAGGTGGCCAAGCGCGCGCAAGTGGCGCACCGTCCCAATCTGGCCAATTGGAACCCATCGCAGGCCATTGATGCGCTGATGGCCAAGCGCGCCGCGCGGGATGATTCGTTCATTTTGCAGGTCGCCTCTTTAAGCAAGCAGCAGGAGGCCAACGCCCTGGCGTCGCGCCTGCAAGGTCGTGGCGCCCCCGCCCGCGTGGCGGTGGGCCAGATTGATGGTCGTCCCATCTATCGCGTGCGCATCGGTCCCTTCCCTAGTCGCGACGCGGCCATGGCCGCCGCCTCCCGCTATCGCGTCAATGGCGCGAAAGTCTTTGCCAATAAAGGCTAA
- the argS gene encoding arginine--tRNA ligase, producing MRDSLKAAIDHALTALVAQGDLPEGTDFSNVRVERPREKSHGDFSTNAALALSKAARCKPRDLAEKLIAALPADGDVESCEIAGPGFINFRMSPNRLRAVISDVFAAGANYGRGDWGGGEKVLLEYVSANPTGPMHVGHGRGAVTGDALSRILDAAGYDVTREYYINDAGGQIYVLGKSVLLRYAELFGDAITIPDGCYPSEYVIDIAQRIRDKDGDKWLTIARENPDAAPRELLVQAMDVVLGWIRQDLEKLEIRFDEWFSEYALHSEGAVAHAIDVLASRGCLYEGVLEPPKGKQPEDWEARPQRLFKATDFGDEVDRPIQKSDGSYTYFAADIAYHLNKLERGYGRLINVWGADHGGYVKRVEAAIEALTGRKNVLDVRLVQMVNLTRGGEPVKMSKRAGNFVTLREVTDETGADAVRFWFLTRAGTSQLDFDLDLAVSKSNENPVYYVQYAHARVCSLWRQAAEKGLGMDESRIAEADLSALGEAAELDLIRLMDLFPEVVQGAAESHEPHRIPYYLLELAAALHAFYNGHRVLGEDVALRDARMALMTAVRQVIANGLQLIGVQATEQM from the coding sequence ATGCGGGACTCCCTGAAAGCCGCCATCGATCACGCCCTGACCGCCCTTGTCGCCCAAGGGGATCTGCCTGAAGGGACCGATTTCTCCAATGTGCGCGTGGAGCGCCCGCGGGAGAAGTCCCATGGCGACTTCTCCACCAATGCGGCCCTGGCGCTGTCCAAAGCGGCGCGCTGCAAGCCGCGCGATCTGGCCGAAAAGCTCATCGCCGCGCTGCCTGCTGACGGCGACGTGGAGAGCTGTGAGATCGCCGGGCCGGGCTTTATTAACTTCCGTATGAGCCCCAACCGCCTGCGCGCGGTGATCAGCGACGTATTCGCCGCCGGGGCCAACTATGGCCGCGGCGACTGGGGCGGCGGCGAGAAGGTTCTGCTTGAATATGTCTCCGCCAACCCCACCGGGCCCATGCATGTGGGCCATGGCCGCGGCGCGGTCACCGGCGATGCGCTGTCGCGTATTTTGGACGCTGCGGGCTACGATGTGACGCGGGAGTATTACATCAACGACGCTGGCGGCCAGATCTATGTGCTGGGCAAATCGGTTCTGTTGCGCTACGCCGAGCTGTTCGGCGACGCCATCACCATCCCCGATGGTTGTTACCCGTCGGAGTACGTCATCGACATCGCCCAGCGCATCCGTGACAAGGATGGCGACAAATGGTTGACGATCGCCCGTGAAAATCCCGACGCCGCGCCGCGCGAATTGCTGGTCCAGGCCATGGACGTGGTGCTGGGTTGGATCCGCCAAGACCTGGAGAAACTGGAGATTCGCTTCGACGAGTGGTTTTCGGAATACGCTTTGCATAGTGAGGGGGCAGTCGCGCACGCCATCGACGTATTAGCGTCTCGCGGATGCCTCTATGAAGGGGTGCTGGAGCCCCCCAAAGGCAAGCAGCCGGAAGATTGGGAGGCGCGTCCTCAGCGCTTGTTCAAAGCCACGGATTTTGGTGACGAAGTGGACCGGCCCATTCAGAAGTCGGATGGGTCCTATACCTATTTTGCCGCCGACATCGCCTATCATTTGAACAAGTTGGAGCGTGGTTACGGGCGTTTGATCAACGTTTGGGGCGCCGATCACGGCGGCTACGTCAAACGGGTGGAGGCGGCCATTGAAGCCCTCACCGGACGCAAGAACGTGTTGGATGTGCGTCTGGTGCAGATGGTCAATCTGACCCGCGGCGGCGAACCGGTAAAAATGTCCAAGCGGGCGGGTAATTTCGTCACCTTGCGTGAGGTGACCGACGAGACCGGCGCCGATGCGGTGCGGTTTTGGTTTTTGACCCGGGCCGGGACCAGTCAGCTCGATTTCGATCTCGATCTGGCGGTTTCCAAGAGCAATGAAAACCCGGTTTACTACGTGCAGTACGCCCATGCCCGGGTCTGTTCGCTGTGGCGGCAGGCTGCGGAAAAAGGGCTGGGAATGGATGAGAGCCGTATCGCCGAAGCCGACTTGTCGGCGCTGGGCGAAGCGGCGGAATTGGATTTGATCCGCTTGATGGATCTGTTCCCCGAGGTGGTGCAAGGCGCGGCGGAAAGTCATGAGCCGCATCGCATCCCCTACTATTTGTTGGAGTTGGCCGCCGCGCTGCACGCCTTCTATAATGGGCATCGCGTTCTCGGCGAAGATGTGGCCCTGCGTGATGCGCGCATGGCTTTGATGACGGCGGTTCGTCAGGTGATCGCCAACGGACTGCAACTGATCGGCGTACAGGCCACGGAGCAGATGTGA
- the gltB gene encoding glutamate synthase large subunit — MTHPGLPNQQGLYDPRLEHDACGVGFVAHIKGQPSHEVVSMGLQLLENLTHRGAVGADPLTGDGAGILIQMPDTVLRDACRDLRIDLPPLGEYGVGMFFLPKDAGMQISIRRMAEQIVVEEGQVALGWRKVPINRTARIGYDAKETEPVIEQLIVGANNRPDDADDMWFERRLYVIRQRVENGVRGYAMQDLASFDLPSFSARTICYKGMFLAEQVGAYYEDLRNEELVSSFAMVHQRYSTNTFPTWGLAQPFRMICHNGEINTLRGNVNWMRAREQALSSPQWGEDIKKLFPIVPEGLSDSASFDRALEFLVLSGRSLTQAMMMMIPEAWENHQQMDPDRRAFYEYHASMMEPWDGPAAVCFTDGRSIGATLDRNGLRPARYQVTKGDLVVMASEAGTVTFPPEEIVFNGRLQPGRMFLIDMEQGAIIGDEEVKSGIVGEKPFRTWVEQGLIDLADLPEADAAPTEAEPLNALQQAFGYTEEDLQQMLLPMARSGGEPISSMGNDAALAVLSDRPKLLYNYFKQLFAQVTNPPVDPIREELVMSLYMQLGPVGNLLDETPEHVNRIRLQQPILSSAELARVMGVAQKGLKAKRFSTLIPAEIDPKSMDEAMTALFDQVTDAVDEEGINLIVLSDRGVCADKAPIPALLATAGVHHHLIRAGLRGKASIIVESGEPREVFHFALLVGYGANAVNPYMVESVIADLVDGEHLPAGLDAAEGFKNFVKAVDKGLLKIFSKMGISTLQSYCGAQIFEAIGLNRALVKRYFTGTVSRIEGCGIDTVTNESLRRHQRAYGDNVIYLNQLDVGGEYKWRADGERHMWTPETISLVQRATRENSYDTYKQFSRKIDEQSKALCTLRGMFKFKPPGKPVPLDEVEPAKEIVKRFVTGAMSYGSISKEAHETLAIAMNRIGGKSNTGEGGEDPERYKPRPNGDFARSAIKQVASGRFGVTSHYLANSDEMQIKIAQGAKPGEGGQLPGHKVNDVIAKTRGTTPGVSLISPPPHHDIYSIEDLAQLIFDLKNVNPDARVSVKLVAEVGVGTIAAGVSKAHADMILISGHDGGTGASPVSSIKHAGAPWELGLAETQQTLVLNDLRGRVRLQTDGQLRTGRDVVIAALLGAEEFGFATTPLVVEGCIMMRKCHLGTCPVGVATQDLELRKKFTGKPEHVINYFFYVANEAREVMAQLGFRSIDEMIGRVDCLETNEAIEHWKASGLDLSAILTKPDVPARIATRCTQSQDHGIDDVLDHKLLELAEIAFDTQEPIQIHLPIHNTDRTVGAMLGGEISKRFGAKGLPPDTIRCCFNGVAGQSFGAFNVAGVSLNLTGAGNDYVCKGMSGGRVVIRPNPKSDIVAEENIIAGNVLLYGATGGEAYFRGLVGERFAVRNSGAQAVCEGVGDHGCEYMTGGVVVVLGSTGRNFAAGMSGGVAYVLDEKGRFGDLCNRAMVELESVESDEDIQTLRRLIENHAKHTDSTVAARVLDDWKSMLGKFVKVMPAEYKRVLLEMKRKQQEKAVNG, encoded by the coding sequence ATGACGCATCCCGGTCTGCCCAATCAGCAGGGTCTGTACGATCCTCGCTTGGAACATGACGCTTGTGGCGTTGGCTTTGTCGCGCACATCAAAGGCCAGCCCTCCCATGAAGTGGTCTCCATGGGCCTGCAACTGCTTGAGAATCTGACCCACCGCGGCGCGGTGGGGGCGGACCCGCTCACCGGCGACGGCGCGGGCATCCTGATTCAGATGCCCGACACGGTGCTGCGCGACGCCTGCCGCGACCTGCGCATCGACCTGCCGCCGCTGGGCGAGTATGGCGTGGGCATGTTCTTCCTGCCCAAAGACGCCGGCATGCAGATCTCCATCCGCCGCATGGCCGAGCAGATCGTGGTGGAGGAGGGGCAGGTCGCCCTGGGCTGGCGCAAGGTTCCCATCAACCGCACCGCGCGCATCGGCTACGACGCCAAAGAGACCGAGCCGGTCATCGAACAGCTCATCGTCGGCGCCAACAACCGCCCCGATGACGCCGATGACATGTGGTTCGAGCGCCGTCTGTACGTGATCCGCCAGCGGGTGGAGAACGGCGTGCGCGGCTACGCCATGCAGGATCTGGCCTCGTTCGATCTGCCCAGCTTCTCGGCCCGCACCATCTGCTACAAAGGCATGTTCCTGGCCGAGCAGGTTGGCGCGTACTATGAGGACCTGCGCAACGAAGAGCTGGTCTCCTCCTTCGCCATGGTGCACCAGCGCTACTCCACCAACACCTTCCCCACCTGGGGACTGGCGCAGCCGTTCCGCATGATCTGCCACAACGGCGAGATCAACACCCTGCGCGGCAACGTCAACTGGATGCGCGCCCGCGAGCAGGCGCTCTCCTCGCCGCAGTGGGGCGAGGACATCAAAAAACTGTTCCCCATCGTGCCGGAAGGGCTGTCGGACTCCGCCTCCTTCGACCGCGCGCTGGAGTTCCTGGTGCTGTCGGGCCGCAGCCTGACCCAGGCGATGATGATGATGATCCCCGAAGCGTGGGAGAACCATCAGCAGATGGATCCCGATCGCCGCGCCTTCTACGAGTATCACGCCTCCATGATGGAGCCGTGGGACGGCCCGGCGGCGGTCTGCTTCACCGATGGCCGCTCCATCGGCGCCACCCTGGACCGCAACGGTCTGCGCCCGGCGCGCTATCAGGTCACCAAGGGCGACCTGGTGGTGATGGCTTCCGAGGCCGGCACCGTCACCTTCCCGCCGGAAGAGATCGTCTTCAATGGCCGTCTGCAGCCGGGGCGCATGTTCCTCATCGACATGGAGCAGGGCGCCATCATCGGCGATGAAGAGGTCAAGAGCGGCATCGTCGGCGAAAAGCCGTTCCGCACCTGGGTGGAGCAGGGCTTGATCGATCTGGCCGATCTGCCTGAAGCCGACGCCGCGCCCACCGAGGCCGAGCCTCTGAACGCGCTACAGCAAGCCTTCGGTTACACTGAAGAGGATCTGCAGCAGATGCTGCTACCCATGGCGCGCAGTGGCGGCGAGCCCATCAGCTCCATGGGCAACGACGCCGCTCTGGCGGTGCTGTCGGATCGTCCCAAGCTGCTCTATAACTACTTCAAACAGCTGTTCGCCCAGGTCACCAACCCGCCGGTGGATCCCATCCGCGAAGAGTTGGTGATGAGTCTCTACATGCAGTTGGGCCCGGTGGGCAATCTGCTGGATGAGACCCCCGAGCACGTCAATCGCATCCGTCTGCAGCAGCCCATTCTCAGCAGCGCCGAGCTGGCGCGGGTGATGGGGGTGGCGCAGAAGGGGCTCAAGGCCAAGCGCTTCTCCACCCTGATTCCGGCGGAGATCGATCCCAAGTCCATGGACGAGGCGATGACCGCGCTGTTCGACCAGGTCACCGACGCGGTGGACGAAGAGGGGATCAACCTCATCGTGTTGTCGGATCGCGGCGTGTGCGCCGACAAGGCGCCGATTCCGGCGCTGCTGGCCACGGCGGGGGTGCATCATCACCTGATCCGCGCCGGTCTGCGCGGCAAGGCCAGCATCATCGTTGAGTCCGGCGAACCGCGTGAAGTGTTCCACTTCGCCCTGCTGGTGGGCTACGGCGCCAACGCCGTCAACCCCTACATGGTGGAGAGCGTCATCGCCGATCTGGTGGATGGCGAGCATCTGCCTGCGGGTCTGGACGCCGCCGAAGGCTTCAAGAACTTTGTCAAAGCGGTGGACAAGGGGCTGCTCAAGATCTTCTCCAAAATGGGCATCTCCACCCTGCAGAGCTACTGCGGCGCGCAGATTTTCGAGGCCATCGGCCTCAATCGCGCGCTGGTCAAACGCTACTTCACCGGCACCGTGTCGCGCATTGAAGGGTGCGGCATCGATACCGTCACCAATGAGAGCCTGCGACGCCATCAGCGCGCCTATGGCGACAATGTGATCTATCTGAACCAGCTGGATGTGGGCGGCGAATACAAGTGGCGCGCCGATGGCGAACGCCACATGTGGACGCCGGAGACCATCTCCCTGGTGCAGCGCGCCACCCGGGAAAACAGCTACGATACGTACAAGCAGTTTTCGCGCAAAATTGACGAGCAATCCAAAGCCCTGTGCACCCTGCGCGGCATGTTCAAGTTCAAGCCGCCGGGCAAGCCGGTTCCCCTCGACGAGGTGGAGCCCGCCAAGGAGATCGTCAAGCGTTTCGTCACCGGCGCCATGTCTTACGGCTCCATCTCCAAGGAGGCCCACGAGACTCTGGCCATCGCCATGAACCGCATCGGCGGCAAGTCCAACACCGGCGAGGGCGGCGAAGATCCGGAGCGTTACAAGCCGCGCCCCAACGGCGACTTTGCGCGCAGCGCCATCAAGCAGGTGGCCTCGGGTCGCTTCGGCGTGACCAGCCACTATCTGGCCAACTCCGATGAGATGCAGATCAAGATCGCCCAGGGCGCCAAGCCCGGCGAAGGCGGTCAGCTGCCCGGCCACAAGGTCAACGACGTCATCGCCAAAACCCGCGGCACCACGCCGGGGGTGTCGCTGATCAGTCCGCCGCCGCACCATGACATCTACTCCATCGAGGATCTGGCGCAGCTGATCTTCGATCTGAAGAACGTCAATCCCGACGCCCGCGTGTCGGTCAAGCTGGTGGCTGAAGTGGGGGTGGGCACCATCGCCGCCGGGGTCTCCAAGGCCCATGCGGACATGATCCTCATCTCCGGCCACGACGGCGGCACCGGGGCCAGCCCAGTGAGCTCCATCAAGCATGCCGGCGCGCCGTGGGAGCTGGGTCTGGCGGAGACGCAACAGACCCTGGTGCTCAACGACCTGCGCGGCCGCGTGCGGCTGCAGACCGATGGCCAGTTGCGCACCGGTCGCGACGTGGTGATCGCCGCCCTGCTGGGGGCCGAAGAGTTCGGCTTCGCCACCACCCCGCTGGTGGTGGAAGGGTGCATCATGATGCGCAAATGCCACCTGGGCACCTGCCCGGTGGGCGTGGCCACCCAGGATCTGGAGCTGCGCAAGAAGTTCACCGGCAAGCCCGAACACGTCATCAACTACTTCTTCTACGTCGCCAACGAGGCGCGCGAAGTGATGGCGCAACTGGGCTTCCGCAGCATCGACGAGATGATCGGTCGCGTCGACTGCCTGGAGACCAACGAAGCCATCGAACACTGGAAGGCCAGTGGGCTGGATCTGTCGGCGATTCTGACCAAGCCCGACGTGCCGGCGCGCATCGCCACCCGTTGCACCCAGAGCCAGGACCACGGCATCGACGATGTGCTGGATCACAAACTGCTGGAGTTGGCGGAGATCGCCTTCGACACCCAGGAGCCGATCCAGATCCATCTGCCGATCCACAACACCGACCGCACCGTCGGCGCCATGCTCGGCGGCGAGATCTCCAAGCGCTTCGGCGCCAAGGGGCTGCCGCCGGACACCATCCGCTGCTGCTTTAACGGCGTGGCCGGGCAGAGCTTCGGCGCCTTCAACGTCGCCGGGGTCTCTTTGAACCTTACCGGCGCGGGCAATGACTACGTGTGTAAGGGGATGTCCGGCGGCCGGGTGGTAATTCGTCCCAACCCCAAATCGGACATCGTCGCCGAGGAGAATATCATCGCCGGCAACGTGCTGCTCTACGGCGCCACTGGCGGCGAAGCCTACTTCCGCGGCCTGGTTGGCGAACGCTTTGCGGTGCGCAACTCCGGCGCCCAGGCGGTTTGCGAAGGGGTGGGCGACCACGGCTGTGAGTACATGACCGGCGGTGTGGTGGTGGTGCTGGGGAGCACCGGCCGCAACTTCGCCGCAGGCATGAGCGGCGGCGTGGCCTATGTGCTGGATGAGAAAGGCCGCTTCGGCGATCTGTGCAACCGCGCCATGGTGGAGCTGGAGAGCGTCGAGAGCGACGAGGATATCCAGACTCTGCGTCGTCTGATTGAAAATCACGCCAAGCATACGGACAGCACGGTGGCCGCCCGTGTGCTGGATGATTGGAAATCCATGCTCGGCAAGTTCGTCAAAGTGATGCCCGCCGAGTACAAGCGCGTGCTGTTGGAGATGAAACGCAAGCAGCAGGAGAAGGCAGTCAATGGGTAA
- the cobS gene encoding adenosylcobinamide-GDP ribazoletransferase yields MLAPLVAAFGLLTRLPMPRSVTPDARDLGRSVALYPLVGAVIGAILAAAAMALSHVHYDLAAPLLVALWVWLSGGLHLDGLADATDAAVGGMGDRERALAIMKDPYVGPMGVIAIVLTLLLMTGGAKVLLLWGDPWLFVCAPVAGRCALSALFVTTPYLRADGMGAEQARRAPKAAVWLAILLGLLACGALGGLRSAAALILFLPLLWLLRRRLMRRFGGFTGDIAGALLTQSETTFLILLTVSLSIG; encoded by the coding sequence ATGCTTGCCCCCCTTGTCGCCGCCTTTGGCCTGCTCACCCGCCTGCCCATGCCGCGCAGCGTCACCCCCGATGCGCGCGATCTCGGTCGCTCGGTGGCGCTCTACCCCCTGGTGGGGGCGGTGATCGGCGCGATTCTGGCCGCAGCGGCCATGGCGCTGTCCCACGTGCATTACGATCTGGCCGCGCCGCTGTTGGTCGCCCTGTGGGTGTGGCTCAGCGGCGGCCTGCATCTGGACGGGCTAGCCGACGCCACCGACGCCGCCGTGGGCGGCATGGGCGATCGGGAGCGCGCCCTGGCGATTATGAAAGACCCCTACGTCGGCCCCATGGGGGTGATCGCCATCGTCCTCACCCTGCTGCTGATGACCGGCGGCGCCAAAGTGCTGCTGCTGTGGGGCGACCCCTGGCTGTTTGTGTGCGCCCCGGTGGCCGGTCGCTGCGCATTGTCGGCGCTGTTTGTCACCACCCCCTATCTGCGCGCCGACGGCATGGGCGCCGAGCAGGCGCGCCGCGCGCCCAAGGCCGCCGTGTGGCTGGCCATCCTGCTGGGCCTCCTGGCTTGCGGCGCCCTGGGCGGCCTGCGCAGCGCCGCCGCCCTGATCCTGTTCCTGCCCCTTCTGTGGCTTCTCCGCCGCCGTCTCATGCGTCGCTTTGGCGGGTTTACCGGCGACATCGCTGGGGCGCTCCTAACCCAAAGCGAGACCACTTTCCTCATTCTGTTAACAGTTAGCCTCAGCATTGGTTAA
- a CDS encoding glutamate synthase subunit beta, which yields MGKITGFMDYERETPEQRSVSERLQDSKELYKPFPPEKLKLQAARCMDCGIPFCHSGCTLCNLIPQWNDWAYKGRWKEASDTLHRTNNFPEFTGRICPALCEASCVVGINREAVSIREIEKSIAEEAFERGLCEPQPPKTKTGKSVAVVGSGPAGMAAAQQLTRAGHDVTLFEKNEAVGGLLRFGIPDFKLEKTVIDRRLKQMTAEGLTIKTGVKVGTDITVADLRKQFDAVLLTGGSEQPRDLPIPGRELQGIHVAMQFLTQENRRVAGATFSAEETISAKDKHVVVIGGGDTGSDCVGTSNRHGAASVTQLELLPKPPKERADSTPWPLWPQMLRTSTSHDEGCERMWSILTKSFEGEDGQVKRINCVRLKWVEREDGGRPEMVEIPGSEFVLEADLVLLAMGFLHPVHDALIKDLNVDLDPRGNVQVGADFMTSEAGVFAAGDMATGQSLVLKAIDGGRKAAASVDAWLRGGVSVLTN from the coding sequence ATGGGTAAGATCACCGGCTTCATGGACTACGAGCGGGAGACGCCCGAGCAGCGCTCCGTCTCCGAACGTCTGCAGGACAGCAAGGAGCTCTATAAGCCCTTCCCGCCTGAAAAGCTGAAGCTTCAGGCGGCCCGCTGTATGGACTGCGGCATCCCCTTCTGTCACAGCGGATGCACCCTGTGCAATCTGATCCCGCAGTGGAACGATTGGGCCTACAAAGGGCGCTGGAAAGAGGCGTCCGATACGCTGCACCGCACCAACAACTTCCCTGAGTTCACCGGGCGCATCTGTCCGGCTCTGTGTGAAGCGTCGTGTGTGGTGGGCATTAACCGCGAAGCGGTGTCCATTCGCGAAATCGAAAAGAGCATCGCCGAAGAGGCCTTCGAGCGTGGTCTGTGTGAACCGCAGCCGCCCAAAACCAAAACCGGCAAGTCGGTGGCGGTGGTGGGCTCCGGCCCGGCGGGCATGGCGGCGGCGCAGCAGCTCACCCGCGCTGGGCATGACGTCACCCTGTTCGAAAAGAACGAGGCGGTGGGCGGTCTGTTGCGCTTCGGCATCCCCGACTTCAAGCTGGAGAAGACGGTCATCGATCGGCGTCTCAAGCAGATGACCGCCGAAGGGCTGACCATCAAAACCGGCGTGAAGGTGGGGACCGACATCACGGTGGCGGATCTGCGCAAGCAGTTCGACGCCGTGCTGCTCACCGGCGGCTCCGAACAGCCGCGCGATCTGCCGATTCCCGGGCGCGAACTCCAGGGCATTCACGTGGCCATGCAGTTCCTCACCCAGGAGAACCGCCGCGTGGCGGGGGCGACCTTCTCGGCGGAGGAGACCATCTCCGCCAAAGACAAGCATGTGGTGGTGATTGGCGGCGGCGACACCGGTTCCGACTGCGTGGGCACCTCCAACCGCCATGGCGCGGCCAGCGTGACTCAGCTGGAGCTGCTGCCCAAGCCGCCCAAGGAGCGCGCCGACAGCACGCCGTGGCCGCTGTGGCCGCAGATGCTGCGCACCTCCACCTCCCATGACGAGGGCTGCGAGCGCATGTGGAGCATCCTCACCAAGTCCTTTGAGGGCGAGGATGGTCAGGTTAAGCGCATCAATTGCGTGCGTCTGAAGTGGGTGGAGCGTGAAGATGGCGGCCGCCCGGAGATGGTGGAGATCCCCGGCAGCGAGTTCGTGCTGGAGGCGGATCTGGTGCTGTTGGCCATGGGCTTCCTGCACCCGGTGCACGACGCGTTGATCAAGGATCTGAATGTGGATCTGGACCCGCGCGGCAACGTGCAGGTGGGCGCGGACTTCATGACCAGCGAGGCGGGGGTGTTCGCCGCCGGCGACATGGCCACCGGTCAATCCCTGGTGCTCAAGGCCATTGACGGCGGGCGCAAAGCCGCCGCCAGCGTCGACGCGTGGTTGCGCGGCGGCGTTTCGGTGCTGACCAACTGA
- a CDS encoding LysE family translocator, whose protein sequence is MGLGVALISATWALAALLGLGELLRAHPVGMRAAQMIGGLYLVWLGVTLWRARPSHESATSTHPVTRTGLWRAFRDGALTNLSNPKSLLFYGALFSTLAPANASNQDLALLAATPGVIAALWYCSLALSVSAMRRWRGASYWGSRVGGGVLVAFGVAFLTIR, encoded by the coding sequence ATGGGATTGGGCGTGGCGCTGATCAGCGCAACCTGGGCGCTGGCCGCGCTACTGGGATTGGGCGAGTTGCTGCGCGCCCACCCGGTGGGAATGCGCGCCGCACAGATGATCGGCGGGCTCTATCTGGTGTGGCTGGGCGTGACGCTGTGGCGCGCGCGCCCTTCGCACGAGAGTGCGACGTCCACACATCCCGTAACCAGAACTGGTTTGTGGCGGGCGTTCCGTGACGGCGCTCTAACCAACCTCTCCAACCCCAAATCCTTGCTGTTCTACGGCGCCCTGTTTAGCACTTTGGCGCCCGCCAACGCCTCCAACCAGGATTTGGCGCTTCTGGCCGCCACGCCGGGCGTGATCGCCGCGCTGTGGTATTGCAGTTTGGCGTTGAGCGTCTCCGCCATGCGCCGTTGGCGCGGCGCCTCCTATTGGGGCAGTCGTGTGGGCGGCGGCGTCCTGGTGGCGTTTGGCGTCGCCTTTCTCACCATCCGTTAA